CAAAAAGTTGcagtagaaaaaaaattaaggctaAAGAATTGTCCATAAAAGGTAAACAAACACATAAAAATTAAGGATATATCGGCCTGAGCTGACGCAGCAGCCAACTGTTCAGGATTTGTCTCTACTCGATCCTTTCGCCGATCAGATCGAGACTGAGGTGATGCTCCCCAAATTAGTGCAGTGACATTACCACTTTTTGAGTACTGGAAATTGTGAATTTGAAGCAAACCGTCACTAATATAAGAACATAAGAGccaaaaagaaaatgcaaaagaaGCCATCTCATAGTACAGGAAATGAAAAGTCATAAGAATGCAATATTCTCATTTCCTgtaaaatcaaaagattaacACCAAATTTTAAGTTGGCATGGTATGATGAAGAAGCAAGAATTCAAAAACATAGGACAAAAATAGCTGCAGCATAAATTCCTCAGCCAAGAGCAGAACAACATAATTTGCACATTcttccaataaaattatgcatttcAGTCAACGAAAAAAGGCCTAGTCATATGTGCCCAAAAAACCGACTACTCCAAGGCCAACTTCCATTGAAAAACTTTGCTTAATACAAAAAAACTTATGAGGTACATGGAATTCAGCTAACCTTAAGATACAGCAGCACTCTTACTTATCCTTAAATTTAGGCCTTCCATGCccaaaaatgtttaaaaaaataaagagagagaatgAGATTGCATTATCACTATCTGAGTATAGAAAGAACAGACTActtgaaataccactactttcaCAGAACCAGAAGAAGGTGATAATTCTGCAAAAAAGAATTTGCTAAGTTTCTCTCCAAAAGAATTGTCCACCTATATCTATATCaatcaaatctatataaaaaacttaagcCAAATCGGATGTACAGAATCCAAAAGGCCCCGAATTTGGGAAATGGAGCCCAAATATAGACTAGAAATCGAAACACAAAAAGTTCAAACCATTTTAACACTACTTACAATGAACACAAAcccaaaaaagaacaaaaactgCATATGaacaaacatacaaaatttCTATTAGAATTCCAGAAACACTAATACAGGAAACGGATCAAAACCATCAGAGTCCTGATAACTCCAACTGAATTTGCGCTACAAAGTCCAAAACGTAATTGTAATAcattaagaattaaaaagattaaaaaagaatCAAACTTTAGCTGAAATTCCCAAATCTCAATTGATTAACAACCCAAaactaacaaaaacaaatgttaaatacggaaagcaaaagaaaaatattcaaagcttgATATTGACATAACACAAGCATCGAAAAGAGGTAAATTTACAGAATGGGAATGAATTTTTAGCCAAAAATCCAAAAACCCAATTCAGAAAACCATTCAAAACACAAATTCCAAGAAATGCCTCTACATGTTCACTAGAAATCCGAgatgaacataaaaaataagaagaacaaCAAACAGcataaattgagagaaaaaagaacCTCGATATCACCAAGAAGAAGACCCATGATCTCTTCAGTCTCAGTAGACAATGCGTGCGTAAGACAAGTTAACCAAACATCCTCGGACATTTTAACGGCGGTTAGAGACATTCTTAGAGGAATTTCAATTTGGGATTGCTATACGAGTTTGAGTGAGAATTTCTATGGCCCTTTTCTCGATTTGGTTCCTTGTGCCCTTCAAAACTTTGGGTTTGGGCAGTGGATCTCAATAGACATAATTTTGCACGGAACGATAATATGGTAAGGTCGGCTTCACCTTAAGGTTAACTGTATGCGGTACAGTTCCTGCAGTAAATCTAGTTAATCTGTCGTCAAAATAACAACTACATAATAAACTTTATAGCAAATTAATCGAAATATAATaacatgatttattaattatcatttctaaCCTGGCtagatttaaaatttgagtaatatatatatagattttgagtatataaatatatatatatatttatatgtgttatcgtaaatttgggtattattttatcgttaattcaaaatcacttaattatatgatgatatatataaatatgtatttgtatatctaaaatggatacacatagttttaaaCTCAGAAAACTATCAATCCTCAGTTATTTGACGATTGTAAGTCTCTGGATGTGTTAGCCTTAGCAAATATATGGTGGTCTTCATTTGCTACATTTAATGAGCAAGTGTTTGGAAGAGATGGAGATTGAAATATGGGGattaccctaaaaaaaaaagatagaaatatGGGTAGAAAGGttcaattgaatatataaatatcagtTTTTCTTTGTTGCCACAATTACACTGCTCTCTTGATAAATTTGAAAGCAAAAGCCCAACtgtttaatttattcttaacaaaccattaagataattaatatgACGATCATATCACAACAATCACCCAAACAacattaaagaaagaaagaaatcgAACACCATCTCCATAGTATGGAGGGCAGATAATTAATGACACAAAAAGCTTATGAAAAACCAGCCCAAATCAGCATTTGCTTTTTAGCTTGAGCTGGCTTGGAGTCAGCACTTCAGATCCTTGTGTTAGATGGGTTGCTTGGGTTACTTGCGTTGGTTGGGTTGGTTGAGTTGTCTGAGTTCATTCCTAGAGTGTTTTTCACAGCCTCAGTTGCTCCTTGAGCCACGTTCTTCACTTGCTCACCGGCTCCTTGAGCCACGTTCTTCACTTGCGTTCCGGCTCCTTGAGCCAAGTTCATCACTTGTCCTCCGGCTCCTTCTGCCATGTTTATCACTTGTCCTCCGGCTCCTTGTGCCATGTTTATCACCTGTTCTCCTTTCTGCAATCAGACACAAATTATTAGTCACCAGATATTCAGACTCTTCATTAAATTCTACTCACAATAGTTTTCTGATGAAATAAACCACATATCAAACAAATGaatcaatgaaataaatttatattaatttgggaggaataaaaaaaagaaaagaaaaggtgaTGCCTGTTGCAGGAAGTTTGAGGTTTGGGAGGCGTAAGAACTTTCATTTTCAGGAGTTTGTTGGGATGCATTTGGTGCCTGGTTCAGGATTTCATCTCTCTTAACCTGCATTCAACATTATATTATGTCACAATTAACTTGTTTTCACAAGAAGATTGAtgatatacaaattatttacCTGAGCTTCCCCGGTGATTTGGCCTGCAGCAGCTCCAGCATTGTCTTCACGATAAAATTGTTGGCTTGCcattacttaaaaatttgtaaattgcTGTGTATTTAATGAATGACTGGAATTGCAAAAGTGAATGATGATCAAAGAGAAAACAAGTGAATTTATAGCTAAAAATGTTGCTAATTTGGAACAAAATGCATGCATTTAATAACACGTGGCATGCTGCAGTAAAAGGTAGGGTTGTGGTCAGGAGTGCTTCCAAAATTATGGCCTTAAGTAGAGAAAACATTGGCTTAGAGATAGGGAAGAGCTTGagctcattaattaattaattaattattctgtaatttcaaatgaaaaacaagagTAATCATCCTgtaatttcaaatgaaaaataatttcatattttttctttttaagtgaCCCTTTTGGAGGGTAAATTTTGTTGGTGTCAACAAATTCTAACACACCCTAAAATTTTACATCTTCTAAACAATCAACTGAGTGCGTCAGAGAAAGGAAAAAGCTTGGTAAGCCCTACAATGCTGCCACGTGGTCACCTACTAGACAGAATGCCACGTGGCTGGATCACACAGGCTGTGTTTATCGTCATGGGAAATTACAAACGCATCATCAAAATACTAATACCAACGCATACCACGTCCCATCCACGTGTTTAAAACCCACAACTTCTCAAACTCTACATACCATCGTGCACAGTCCTCTCTGCTTTCATGGAAAGAAAAAATCTCAGTAAAGCACTACACTTCTTGAAGAAATTTTAGCAGTATTCAGTTGAATTTAAGCAGTTTCAGAAAGAAAACTATCGCATCTGAAGATCAGAGCTATAGAGCCGGTGAAGCCCGAGGCCAGTCTGAGgtatattataaataagctTTAAGTTGAAATCGTGATTAATTGGTTTTTGGGTTAATTCGTTTTACTTACGTTTGTATCATGGAGAGTTCGGTGTTTATGAAAGCAGTTAATGCTAAAAAGGGTCTTGTATACAAGTAGTTTAAGATATATTCTAATCTCATTGCATTTATCTGAGAACTATGATTATAAGTGCTTTTTCTTGAGAATGGGCGTGTTTTGGACCATTATCAGTCAGTGGCAGTTCTTCACAGTTAAAAGCAACAAGGAAGGAATCCCTTCTAAAACATTATTAGTTTAGAAATGTCTCAGAAACTAGCTAGCTTAAGTAAGCTTTGAGCTTCACTTTTGAGCTGAGTATAAATTGTACAGAGGCATGCTAACTTTATTTCTGTAAATGGTTTTGGTATAATAACAGGAGAGGACTATCCAGATGATGGAAAGCATGAAGGATAAGGCAAGAGAAACCAAGGATAAGACTGCCGAGACCGCGCACGCAGCCAAAGAGAAGACGGCCCAGGCAGCCCAAGCAGCCAAAGAGAAGATCGCCCAGACAGCCCAAGCAGCCAAAGAGAAGACAGCTCAGACGGCCCAGTCGGCCAAAGAGAAGGGCTCGGAGACCACAGAGGCAGCGAAGCAGAAGACGCAGGAGACAGCCCTGGCGGCTCGAGAGAAGGCCGAAGCTGGGAAGGAGAAGACGGGTGGCATACTCCAGAAGACTAGAGACCAAGTGAAAAGCATGGCTCAAGGTGCTGCAGGGGCAGTGAAGCATACTTTCGGGTTTGACAGCACTGGTGATGATCATGAGTATGGAAATAATAAGACCACAACAAATACCACTACTTAGAGGAGGGAATATTAATAGATTAGTGTTTAAATATGCAACAAGTTGTTCGTTTGTGCTGTGTCTGTTTTAACCTCTAAAGGGCATGTTTTTGTGTCTCTTCATGAGCTGTAAATGAAGgaatattatcttaaaatcGTTTGTGTTTTTAGACTTGCACAGAGTCCCTTCTTTACTGGTGAATAAAAGTGGGTTAATTTCTGTTTTTCTTGTCAAGTGTCAGAGATATATCCTGGAGGAATGAGATTGTCTTGTGGCTATTTTTCAGATCATACATAAAGCAATCAAATTTCCCTTCTAGTATTATTAAACTGTGTGATTTGGCTTCTTTCAGAGAGGTGCACATATGACCACTACTTTCAGCTTCAAtgcacttaaaaaataaaaccaaactttCTGTTTGTTTCTTTAGAAACTGAAAAGCAATTGAAGAAGATGGCTCAAGGTGCAGGAAGTAGGGCTCAAACTCCATTGAAAGGAGCCTAAACTGAGTTTATGTGTCATTGAACAGTGAGATCGGATTGAATGCAAATtgcatttaatcaataattccATTACTCAAAACATAAATAACCAAAACTGACGTTTATGAGTTTTTCCtacaatttgttattaatttaaatggGTTTACAAAAAATACAATAGAAAAAGCGCTTTAAGCCATTACCGTACAACATAGGCCTCAAGAAATTCGGCAGctcaaacaaatcatcaagcTGCCCAGTCCCCTGTTGATGTATCTGAATTTTGAGAGGGTTTGTGCTGGGCTGCATCGACTGTTTTACTATGATCTTGTAAGCTTTTTGGCATATGAAAAACTTCATATTATCTTAGGCCGAAATTTGGTTTGATAGGGATAACCTTTAATCACTCATGTCATTGGTTCCTTCAAAATCTTTAGTACCATCAACTTCTCGATtgtattctttttcttcattattttgatCAGTTTCCATGGCATCGtcagattcttcttcttcatcagtATCCTTGTCCTCATAAATTACAGGTATCATGGCATCATTTTCTTCCAATCCTTCATTAACAatctaacaaaagaaaaacaacccTTATAACTTGACTCTCGAAAAACTCCATTTACTATAAACTATAACATTATGAGCAAACATACCCCTCCATAAAGGAAGTCTAAGCAACTTGATATTTGAAGAGCTGATTGGAATGTTGAGACTCTTGATTCTATCAGCTGCACAATGAATAAGAAACACAATTACAGGAGTTCAATAATATAGATGTCCAATGACATGggtatataagaaaatttactGCAACCCATGTTCAGTCTTGTAGATAGGAGAAAAAATTGGCAAAAGATTGAATGTGGTAACCAGAATGTGAGAAGTACATAAAACATCAATCTTcacggaaaaaaaaaaccctaaatggAATCATTCCAACGGCAACTTCGAACAATTTTTAACTCCTCTTGGGGTTCCTCAAAGTGATGCCAATAGAAAGACATCAAACATGTGCGATTGAACAAATCCagttgtaataaaaaataacttggCAAATTACAAGAACATAGATATTTATTTGCAAAAAAGCTAATAGTGTCACTCATATAAAATATGCACAAAATTATCAAACATATCTGTGCAAGTTAAATTTATGAAAGAGTAAAATAATGTGGTATATGAGATAAATCACCATTTTTTACCTGGTATAAAGTGTTCAAGGCAAGTAATGAAGATTCCTGGGACATAATTCCACTAGCATGTTGAAGAAGCAAGGTTTTTAGCCATGGAAGGGCACATGCCAACACTGCACCCCTGCAGAAAAAATGAAACAGAGAAACAGTGAGcttcaaaattttaggaatgTAAGTTTGTCTGACTTAGACTGCAATATCAAACACCAACTCGACATGGAAGATAGCAAAAAACCAAGCTTTCTCATCCACTACCGGAGAATCAGTTAAGAGCTAATCATTCTTTACCTTGACTGAATTATAGATACAAGAGAATGTAAAAGCTTGAGAACATCAGCTGGTTTTAACTGTGATATTGAATTAGTGATAACCTgcaaaaacaacatttatattaccAAATTCTTACAAAACAGCTAATATGCCATTCCTCATCcaataattattgaaaacaaCCTTCTTATCTTGGTTGTATAAGCACTCTAAGAGAAGAGCTCGATCATCTGCACGTAGTGCCTGCTTAAGCAGAACATTAACCGAGTCTGCACTTGGAGGCTTTGCAGGAGAGGAATCTTGTGTTTCATGGCTCTTGGATTTATCGTTATCAAGTAAATACAAATCTGCAAGCTTCTCACCCATTGTAAGCTCATTCAGATCATCATTAACAAGGACTCCATCCATATCCTCCCCATGACCTATAATCAAAACTGCCACTGAATGAATAAATGTACACCATAAAATCTGCTGCATGTTTTAGGGCAAGAGATATTGAAAATATACTCTAAGAAGACTATCACCACGATATAAACATCAAAATATCCAAaagtataaatgataataaatgtgAAAATTCAATTTGGAACCACCACATTATTTTCCCTTTCACAACAGTACTTAAACCATGAAACTAGAACCTCTCTGAATATTACACTGCTTACCAGTATCTACATCACTTCTAGCGGCTGCAAGATCAGGATCAGATGCAGCTCgtttcttatttccttttttacTTTGGGCTGAAGTGGTGACTGCATCTGACTCTGCATCACAGAGACAaggaaaaattttctttgattatattacaaaataactgaaaaaaatttCCATAGGATGACAGAGtgtatatagatgataatcaCAAGGGTGTACTCAACTTTAgctttcatcaaaataaatttaagaataaacgAAATGTTCCTCTTACGCCCTAAGGTTCAAGGTGTGAAATGCTTAACcaaagtatatattaataaaaaagaagaaaaaatattgtaagaaaTTGAAGCAGGCGtacaaaaattgataataataacaataataataataaaaggtggagaagaagaaaactaaAACAATTTGCCTGGatatactataattttttacttcGCAAAATCCTCTAAGATTAAAACGAGGTTAAGACACAGAGTTATTTAAGATGGTTCCTTATCACTCCACAAAACAATTCCATCGATAGAGAGAAATCACTGAAGATCAACtgcagaagaaaagaaaataaagcaccaagaaaaagaaaaagagagaaagccAATGGACTTAATTGCTAGCGAACACAATTATCTTTAATGcatttaaattattcaagtgaACAAGCAACCACTTGAGTAACCACAGAAAACGAAATAAAAATTGCCACACCTTTTCTGGTAGGAATTCCATTTTCTTGAACAGTTTTAGTTGTATCTCCATCAGTAATAACAATATTCTCCCCTGGGTTACTAATATTCACAAGACTAAACTTTGGAGAATCTATTGAACCATAACTGATGAGGGCTGTCACCTGTCCATCTGCTTCTACACCGATCAATCTGGCAGAAAAAACAGAAGTGCGAGTCTTCTTCACATTCAAACCGTTTTGCAGATGTGCATCACCTTTGGTAGCTTTTACAGTGATCTTTGTTGGATTTGTTTCTTCATCTTTTGAATCAGTATTCAAATTCCAAATATAAGCGACACCAGATTCTGAAACTGCCAATATGACTTTACCACCTTCTCCATTTGAACTATTCTTGCATTCAATAGTTAAAGGAGGATGTCGCATTGAAAGAGCAGGACCGCTACTGGCAGATTTGGAACCAAAATCAAAACTCCACACTTGAAGATGTTTCTCCCCAGAACATGATGTAACAATGGTCTTTGCATCATCAGATATAGATAGGTACTGCACTTGACCCTGCAACAACAAAGAAGCCAAAATGACCAAGATTTGAGAATATAAATGAAACATCAAAATGTGTCAGCTAATCAAATAACATACCACATTATCTGCACACTTCAAAACCTCTTTCCCGCTTTCCATGCTTAGAACCCGTATCCCATCACTGGCTAAAGCAACATTTTTCTCGTCTAgaatataaatgaaaagaaagagcatataagaacaaaaattaCCAGGTTAACCAATGCTGCAGACTCAAGATAGCTTACCACATGAAAATGCTAAACAAGAGATAGGCTTTTCTGAAGCTCCAAACTCTCGTATTACTTCTCCACTTTCTGATTTCATCACGAAAGCCATTCCTCTTCTTCCAACTACATGTAAACTACGGCCTCTATTTGCAAAAGATAGAGCAGCAACTCCACTGCAGAAAGGAGGTGAGAATATTACCCATCTATAGAATCACTGCATTAACACGTATCAGAGCACACAGGGAAACTCCTTGCAAAAGATACAAGAAGTTTACTTACattaagaaaattgaataaCTGTCAAGATTGGTAGGTGACCATGCAAAAATAGTAGAAATAGAGATTCTTTTACATCATACTGCAACTATCATTACTCAACGCAGATTTCTACACATAACATGTCTATAAGAGCAGGCTATATCAGGGAAACCATTAATTTCATGCACTTCCAGTAACATGATTTAATAGAAAAACTAAGAACCATACCCAGAATGGTGTCCAGTAGATTTCCACTTTGTCTCACCAGAAAAGGCATCAATCACCAACATTTCACCCTCACTTGTACCAAGAGCTAATAAGAAAGTACCACGTTCCTTTCTACGCTATAAAttcaaagacaaaaataaaaaatgaatcataCAACCAATAAAGTAAGAGGTTCACTTCAAGCATGGAATATAAAACGTATCAAACAAAGAGGAATTTCCTATTGAGTTGAAGGCTACCTTCTTTCCAACAAAACTACAAGCCATACAGGAATAACCAACTATGGTATCTCCATCTGGATGCTTCCACTCTGCCAACAGAGTTCCATCGCTTGTGCTCCATATCTACAAAATATGAACTTAATATTCCTCAGTGtatgaaaacttaaaatacCTCCACACACCATAACACAAGAAAAATTGTTCCAATTTTATCAGCCACCTCAGCATTCACCTATTGGAGAAAACTACAGTCTAACCAGTAATGCTAACTCTCCAGTACATCACAAAAATTGTTAACAATCAGACATTGATTGTTATTATACATacaattaacattaaattaCAACTCTGATTTTGATGTTTTTAGTATCACACTTCACATCACTAAAACGAAGTTCTGAGgcaccaaaataaaaaattagagttaCAATACTGGGAATTGCATCAGACTGCCACagattttctttaattttgtagTCAAATGAAAACTTTTTTGACTGAGTAGCAAAAATTCAGAAGTTAGCACAACTTGAATCCTCTCACTCAAAGCTAACACATACAGTTAATTACTAGAACACAATCCTTGGAAAATAACAAACACCaatcaaaatatacaaatatgagTCCATTTGTGATGGCAACAATACAAAATAGCCTCACCTCAATTGCCTCACACTAAATTAATAAAGCTCAATTCATCACATGGAACTCCCCTTATTCTAAAAACGATGCTTTCAACAACATTTgagtttcaaaatatatctaatttaatgcttcaataacatatatataattattataaacacaaaccaaaacaaaaaacaaaaaacagattaaacttggtttttcttttttaacaataaaaatactcCCAACATTAAACAGATAGAAAATTTTCCAACTTCTCTATGACAAACGTtgatatattaacaaaaaaatatttttttttttaaaaagttattattcaCGATGTTACTGAGAAGGGGAGATGGAGTGTGTACTTTAACGACACCGTTCGGACTCAAGACGGCGAAGAATTCACCGTCGGGAGTGAAAGAAGTCATGAGAGACTTGAGCTTCTGCTTGGCCATCGTCGTCGTCGGATGCTGAGAGAAAGAGTGTGTTTTAAGAAGAAagggttttgggtttaaatAGCGGGGGGAGTTTTATAGAAGTACCCCACGCGTAGGTTTGCTCTAAAGTAACCCTTGTGACGCactaaatttttactatttagttttttttttttttaagttaacaaataaacttttgaacaaatataatttttaacaaagATAAAAGATCCTTAATGGAGGTCtacttttatcataaaaatttgttatatttgaatgaaaattttcaaaatctcaccaaaattttaattcatatcaaataataaatactttaatCCTATAAATTATACAGAACttaaactaattataaatactactatatatatttaaatatatactaatatttttatttaattaattttaattgtttatcggtaagtttttaaattttttaaaggtagggaatgaaaactaaaaaaaaaaaaaaggaaaactttcaatgggaataagtcctttggccttttttatacTCTTTAAATATACGTACATAATCACCTGCAACTCACTCACAAATTagaaatcttataaatattaactattttatattcatgattttttgtCTTAACTAACTCAAGAGTGCTTGGGACAAGCCATATTGCGTTAGTAGCACATATAAATGAATCCATTATACAACAAATTTTTCCTCATCAGTTTCAGGGACTACAATTTCAAGCCTCAATGGGCTTGTATGTTTCAGGAACTTATGCATGCAAACTTCATCCACCGCAGTTGCCTTACCATAAAACCTCTTCAGTTCCTCTGGATCTTGAATATGTCCTCATCAGTTTCAGGGACTACAATTTCAAGCCTCATCATGGGCTTGTATGTTTCAGGAACTTGGGCATCCGCCTGCATGCAAACTTCATCCACCGCAGTTGCCTTACCATAAAACCTCTTCAGTGCACTCCTCAAGGGAGGCCCCAGTGGATCTTGAATATGCCATACATAATTCGGTGCGAAAACTTCATCCATGACTGCAGGTTGCCATCCATGCTTACCATCTCTATGATCGTGCTTATATGCTCCACATTGCTTAGCATTGTGACCCCATGGTCCAATGTGAACCTCTGAGCAGTAACCACATGCTTTCACAGAGTATTTCCTCATCAACTTTACCACACCTGACTTGA
Above is a genomic segment from Mangifera indica cultivar Alphonso chromosome 3, CATAS_Mindica_2.1, whole genome shotgun sequence containing:
- the LOC123212277 gene encoding late embryogenesis abundant protein 7-like — its product is MASQQFYREDNAGAAAGQITGEAQVKRDEILNQAPNASQQTPENESSYASQTSNFLQQKGEQVINMAQGAGGQVINMAEGAGGQVMNLAQGAGTQVKNVAQGAGEQVKNVAQGATEAVKNTLGMNSDNSTNPTNASNPSNPSNTRI
- the LOC123210950 gene encoding late embryogenesis abundant protein 2, with the protein product RNFSSIQLNLSSFRKKTIASEDQSYRAGEARGQSEERTIQMMESMKDKARETKDKTAETAHAAKEKTAQAAQAAKEKIAQTAQAAKEKTAQTAQSAKEKGSETTEAAKQKTQETALAAREKAEAGKEKTGGILQKTRDQVKSMAQGAAGAVKHTFGFDSTGDDHEYGNNKTTTNTTT
- the LOC123209980 gene encoding WD repeat-containing protein 43 isoform X1, translating into MAKQKLKSLMTSFTPDGEFFAVLSPNGVVKIWSTSDGTLLAEWKHPDGDTIVGYSCMACSFVGKKRRKERGTFLLALGTSEGEMLVIDAFSGETKWKSTGHHSGGVAALSFANRGRSLHVVGRRGMAFVMKSESGEVIREFGASEKPISCLAFSCDEKNVALASDGIRVLSMESGKEVLKCADNVGQVQYLSISDDAKTIVTSCSGEKHLQVWSFDFGSKSASSGPALSMRHPPLTIECKNSSNGEGGKVILAVSESGVAYIWNLNTDSKDEETNPTKITVKATKGDAHLQNGLNVKKTRTSVFSARLIGVEADGQVTALISYGSIDSPKFSLVNISNPGENIVITDGDTTKTVQENGIPTRKESDAVTTSAQSKKGNKKRAASDPDLAAARSDVDTVLIIGHGEDMDGVLVNDDLNELTMGEKLADLYLLDNDKSKSHETQDSSPAKPPSADSVNVLLKQALRADDRALLLECLYNQDKKVITNSISQLKPADVLKLLHSLVSIIQSRGAVLACALPWLKTLLLQHASGIMSQESSLLALNTLYQLIESRVSTFQSALQISSCLDFLYGGIVNEGLEENDAMIPVIYEDKDTDEEEESDDAMETDQNNEEKEYNREVDGTKDFEGTNDMSD
- the LOC123209980 gene encoding WD repeat-containing protein 43 isoform X2; translation: MAKQKLKSLMTSFTPDGEFFAVLSPNGVVKIWSTSDGTLLAEWKHPDGDTIVGYSCMACSFVGKKRRKERGTFLLALGTSEGEMLVIDAFSGETKWKSTGHHSGGVAALSFANRGRSLHVVGRRGMAFVMKSESGEVIREFGASEKPISCLAFSCDEKNVALASDGIRVLSMESGKEVLKCADNVGQVQYLSISDDAKTIVTSCSGEKHLQVWSFDFGSKSASSGPALSMRHPPLTIECKNSSNGEGGKVILAVSESGVAYIWNLNTDSKDEETNPTKITVKATKGDAHLQNGLNVKKTRTSVFSARLIGVEADGQVTALISYGSIDSPKFSLVNISNPGENIVITDGDTTKTVQENGIPTRKESDAVTTSAQSKKGNKKRAASDPDLAAARSDVDTGHGEDMDGVLVNDDLNELTMGEKLADLYLLDNDKSKSHETQDSSPAKPPSADSVNVLLKQALRADDRALLLECLYNQDKKVITNSISQLKPADVLKLLHSLVSIIQSRGAVLACALPWLKTLLLQHASGIMSQESSLLALNTLYQLIESRVSTFQSALQISSCLDFLYGGIVNEGLEENDAMIPVIYEDKDTDEEEESDDAMETDQNNEEKEYNREVDGTKDFEGTNDMSD